One genomic window of Bradyrhizobium sp. CCGE-LA001 includes the following:
- a CDS encoding homoserine kinase: MAVYTDVAADELADFLKQYDLGELLSYKGIAEGVENSNFLLHTSAGSFILTLYEKRVAKNDLPFFLALMTHLAEHGINCPLPVKARDGEALRELSGRPAAIITFLEGMWPRKPNVSHCAGVGEALAKMHLAGANFTIKRANALSVSGWRPLFDAAASRADEVQPGLRAFLSAELDHLSSGVWPTDLPEGVIHADLFNDNVFFLGDKLSGIIDFTFACNDMLAYDVAICLNAWCFEPDHSFNVTKARAFLNAYGRVRKLTTAEEAALPLLARGAAIRFLLTRLVDWLNVPPGALVKPKDPLEYVRKLRFHQSVTSARDYGLMPSGLVA, encoded by the coding sequence ATGGCGGTCTACACCGACGTTGCCGCCGACGAGCTTGCGGATTTTTTGAAGCAATACGATCTCGGCGAATTGCTCTCCTACAAGGGCATCGCCGAGGGCGTCGAGAATTCCAACTTCCTGCTGCACACGAGTGCGGGCTCGTTCATCCTCACGCTCTATGAGAAGCGCGTGGCGAAGAACGACCTGCCGTTCTTCCTCGCGCTGATGACGCATCTCGCCGAGCACGGCATCAACTGTCCCCTGCCGGTGAAGGCGAGGGACGGCGAGGCGCTGCGCGAGCTGTCGGGCCGTCCGGCCGCGATCATCACCTTTCTCGAAGGCATGTGGCCGCGCAAGCCGAACGTGAGCCATTGCGCTGGGGTCGGCGAGGCGCTGGCGAAGATGCACCTGGCCGGCGCCAACTTTACGATCAAGCGCGCCAATGCGCTCTCCGTCTCCGGCTGGCGGCCGCTGTTCGATGCGGCTGCAAGCCGTGCCGACGAGGTGCAGCCGGGCCTGCGAGCCTTTCTTTCCGCCGAGCTCGATCATCTCTCGAGCGGCGTCTGGCCCACCGATCTGCCCGAAGGCGTGATCCACGCCGATCTCTTCAACGACAACGTCTTCTTTCTCGGCGACAAGCTCTCGGGCATCATCGACTTCACCTTCGCCTGCAACGACATGCTGGCCTATGACGTCGCGATCTGCCTCAACGCCTGGTGCTTCGAGCCGGATCATTCCTTCAACGTCACCAAGGCGCGCGCCTTCCTCAACGCCTATGGCCGGGTGCGAAAGCTCACCACGGCGGAAGAGGCGGCGCTGCCGCTGCTCGCACGCGGCGCGGCGATCCGTTTCCTGCTGACGCGGCTGGTGGACTGGCTCAACGTTCCGCCCGGCGCGCTGGTGAAGCCGAAGGATCCCCTGGAATATGTCCGCAAGCTGCGCTTCCACCAGAGCGTGACGAGCGCACGCGATTACGGGCTGATGCCGTCAGGACTGGTGGCGTGA
- the rnhA gene encoding ribonuclease HI: protein MSELPNVTIYTDGACSGNPGPGGWGAILKFGDREKELNGGQPHTTNNQMELMAAISALEALKRPCTVDLYTDSQYVRQGITGWIFGWKRNGWRTADKKPVKNVELWQRLDAALKQHEIRWHWVKGHAGHPENERADQLARDGIVKARLQQRVGE from the coding sequence GTGAGCGAGCTTCCCAACGTCACGATCTATACCGACGGTGCCTGCTCGGGAAATCCCGGGCCCGGCGGCTGGGGCGCGATCCTGAAGTTCGGCGACAGGGAGAAGGAGCTGAACGGCGGCCAGCCACACACCACCAACAACCAGATGGAATTGATGGCGGCGATCTCCGCGCTCGAAGCGCTGAAGCGACCGTGCACGGTCGATCTCTACACCGACAGCCAGTATGTGCGGCAGGGTATCACCGGCTGGATCTTCGGCTGGAAGCGCAACGGCTGGCGCACCGCCGACAAGAAGCCGGTGAAGAACGTCGAGCTATGGCAACGCCTCGATGCGGCGCTGAAGCAGCACGAGATCCGCTGGCATTGGGTCAAGGGCCATGCCGGTCACCCCGAGAACGAGCGCGCCGATCAGCTGGCGCGCGACGGGATCGTGAAGGCAAGGCTGCAGCAGCGGGTGGGGGAGTAG
- a CDS encoding peroxiredoxin: protein MAIQTGDKLPEAKFRVMTAEGPQVKTTDDIFKGKKVALFAVPGAYTGTCHKMHLPSIFLNAYAMKDKGVDTIAIVSVNDAFVMNAWKRDTDQRDEAIFLADGNAEFAKAIGMELDASANGLGIRSKRYSMLVEDGVVKKLNLEAMPGKVEVSGGDTLLGQL, encoded by the coding sequence ATGGCGATCCAGACTGGCGACAAGCTGCCCGAGGCGAAATTCCGCGTGATGACGGCGGAAGGCCCGCAGGTGAAGACCACCGACGATATCTTCAAAGGCAAGAAGGTGGCGCTGTTCGCGGTGCCCGGCGCCTATACCGGCACCTGCCACAAGATGCATCTGCCGAGCATCTTCCTCAACGCCTACGCCATGAAGGACAAGGGCGTCGACACCATCGCCATCGTCTCGGTCAACGACGCCTTCGTCATGAACGCCTGGAAGCGCGACACCGACCAGCGCGACGAGGCCATCTTCCTCGCCGACGGCAATGCCGAATTCGCTAAGGCGATCGGCATGGAGCTGGACGCCTCTGCCAACGGCCTCGGCATACGCTCCAAGCGCTATTCGATGCTGGTCGAGGACGGCGTGGTGAAGAAGCTGAACCTCGAGGCGATGCCCGGCAAGGTCGAGGTCTCCGGCGGCGATACGCTGCTCGGTCAGCTGTAA
- a CDS encoding DUF924 family protein: protein MLEAGDITPSGILAFWREAGRARWYKRDDAFDAEIRRRFLALWQKAAAGELASWETSDEGALALVIVLDQFPRNMFRGTPQAFASDALAREVARRAIARGVDRRVDRILFEFLYLPFMHSEHLADQLHCVALFENSDNAENLKYAREHADIIERFGRFPHRNNVLGRDSTEAEQAFLDGGGFAG from the coding sequence ATGCTGGAGGCCGGCGACATCACGCCATCGGGCATTCTCGCCTTCTGGCGCGAGGCCGGCCGCGCGCGCTGGTACAAGCGCGATGACGCGTTCGACGCGGAGATCAGGCGCCGCTTTCTCGCTTTGTGGCAGAAGGCGGCCGCCGGCGAGCTTGCCTCATGGGAGACGAGCGACGAGGGCGCGCTCGCGCTCGTCATCGTGCTCGACCAGTTTCCCCGCAACATGTTTCGCGGCACGCCGCAGGCTTTTGCCAGCGATGCGCTGGCGCGTGAGGTCGCCCGCCGCGCCATTGCGCGCGGCGTCGATCGCAGGGTCGATCGCATCCTGTTCGAATTCCTCTATCTGCCCTTCATGCATTCCGAGCACCTAGCCGACCAGCTGCACTGCGTCGCGTTGTTTGAGAACAGCGACAATGCCGAGAACCTGAAATACGCGCGCGAGCACGCCGACATCATCGAGCGCTTCGGCCGTTTCCCCCACCGCAACAATGTCCTCGGCCGCGACAGCACCGAGGCGGAGCAGGCCTTCCTCGACGGCGGCGGGTTTGCCGGCTGA
- a CDS encoding long-chain fatty acid--CoA ligase gives MERIWLKQYPPGVPADIEPTQYASLVDLLEESFTKFADRKAFICMDKSISYRDLDQMSVALAAYLQGRGLQRGARVALMMPNVLQYPVATAAVLRAGYAVVNVNPLYTPRELEHQLKDSGAEAIIVLENFAHTVEQVIAKTGVKHVIVASMGDLLGFKGVIVNLVVRRVKKMVPAWSLPGAVSFNDALSAGRGMAFNKPKLSPGDVAFLQYTGGTTGLSKGATLLHRNIVANVLQNDAWLQPALAAPPHVDQLMIVCALPLYHIFALTACYLLAVRAGGCNLLIPNPRDIAGFVKELAKYQVNSFPAVNTLYNGLMHHPDFKKLDFSKLKISNGGGMAVQRPVADQWKAITGCFIAEGYGLSETSPTLTCNPATAREFTGSIGIPVPSTYISIRDDDGNEVPLGQAGEICAKGPQVMSGYWNKPEETAKVMTADGYFRTGDIGIMDEKGYTKIVDRKKDMILVSGFNVYPNEIEEVIASHPGVLECAVIGIPDSKSGEAVKAFIVKKDPNLTAEAVIKFCQEQLTGYKVPKHIEFRNDLPKTNVGKILRRQLRDEKNAEAA, from the coding sequence ATGGAGCGCATCTGGCTCAAGCAATATCCGCCCGGCGTACCCGCTGATATCGAGCCGACGCAATACGCATCGCTGGTCGACCTGCTGGAGGAGAGCTTCACAAAGTTCGCCGACCGCAAGGCGTTCATTTGCATGGACAAGTCGATCAGCTATCGCGACCTCGACCAGATGTCGGTCGCGCTCGCTGCCTATTTGCAGGGCCGTGGACTGCAGCGCGGCGCGCGCGTCGCCCTCATGATGCCGAACGTGCTGCAATATCCGGTCGCAACCGCGGCCGTGCTGCGCGCCGGCTACGCGGTGGTCAACGTCAATCCGCTCTATACCCCGCGCGAGCTCGAGCATCAGCTCAAGGATTCCGGCGCCGAGGCCATCATCGTGCTGGAGAACTTCGCGCATACCGTCGAGCAGGTGATCGCGAAGACGGGCGTGAAGCATGTCATCGTCGCCAGCATGGGCGACTTGCTCGGCTTCAAGGGCGTGATCGTCAATCTCGTCGTCCGCCGCGTCAAGAAGATGGTACCGGCCTGGTCGCTGCCGGGCGCGGTGTCCTTCAACGACGCGCTCTCGGCCGGCCGCGGCATGGCCTTCAACAAGCCGAAGCTGTCGCCCGGCGACGTCGCCTTCCTGCAATATACCGGCGGCACCACCGGCCTCTCCAAGGGCGCGACCCTGCTCCACCGCAACATCGTCGCCAACGTCCTGCAGAACGACGCCTGGCTCCAGCCGGCGCTCGCCGCGCCGCCGCATGTCGATCAGCTCATGATCGTCTGTGCACTGCCGCTCTATCACATCTTCGCGCTGACGGCCTGCTACCTGCTCGCGGTGCGCGCCGGCGGCTGCAATCTGTTGATCCCCAACCCGCGCGACATCGCAGGCTTCGTCAAGGAGCTGGCGAAATATCAGGTCAACAGCTTCCCGGCCGTGAACACGCTCTACAACGGGTTGATGCATCATCCGGATTTCAAGAAGCTCGACTTCTCCAAGCTGAAGATTTCCAACGGCGGCGGCATGGCGGTGCAGCGCCCCGTGGCCGACCAATGGAAGGCGATCACCGGCTGCTTCATCGCCGAAGGTTACGGCCTGTCGGAGACCTCGCCGACGCTGACCTGCAATCCCGCGACCGCGAGGGAGTTCACGGGCTCGATCGGCATTCCCGTACCCTCGACCTACATCTCCATCCGCGACGACGACGGCAATGAAGTCCCGCTGGGCCAGGCCGGCGAGATCTGCGCCAAGGGCCCGCAGGTGATGTCGGGCTACTGGAACAAGCCGGAAGAGACCGCGAAGGTGATGACCGCGGACGGCTATTTCCGCACCGGCGACATCGGCATCATGGACGAGAAGGGCTACACCAAGATCGTCGACCGCAAGAAGGACATGATCCTGGTCTCCGGCTTCAACGTCTACCCGAACGAGATCGAGGAAGTGATCGCGAGCCATCCGGGCGTGCTCGAATGCGCCGTGATCGGCATTCCCGATTCCAAATCGGGCGAAGCGGTGAAGGCCTTCATCGTGAAGAAGGACCCGAACCTCACGGCGGAAGCCGTGATCAAGTTCTGCCAGGAGCAGCTCACCGGCTACAAAGTGCCCAAGCACATCGAATTCCGCAACGACCTGCCGAAGACCAATGTCGGCAAGATCCTGCGCCGGCAGCTGCGCGACGAGAAGAATGCGGAGGCGGCGTAA
- a CDS encoding D-alanyl-D-alanine carboxypeptidase family protein produces MHALRPLLRKSLFNLFAAGLACAALLGPRAANAEALLLIEADSGKVLQAENATIPWYPASVTKIMTTYVTLRAVKDGRLTLDSLLTVSPTAASQSPSKMGFPPGTQVTVDNALKMMMVKSANDMAVVLAEGVGGSVDGFSAIMNDTARKLGMTQTSYVNPNGLPADGQVTSARDLGILARAFLRDLPEYEYFVHIPAIRFGKRVTGNFNKLIGRYPGADGFKTGFICASGYNLVASATRNGRRLIAVVLGANSGTARAVKAAQLLERGFAQDNLTWLRPSLGAVDNLVPVDASPPNLRDEMCGPHRKRPASDDDGALIAVNGGATSGSASATGGEAQISFFTAGLQPPMMKASELMASAPAATEPVLVYTGPTRTGTALIAAVAADADQQTASKPRGKKSRVAKKPDAADKPAEKPKDTKTAAAKPDAKPADAKSDGKTAAKPAAAKPAGPKHAAAKPDAAAKPAAKPAATGDQAPKPAKPKAATNPAATKPAAAKPANNG; encoded by the coding sequence GTGCACGCCCTTCGCCCGCTGCTTCGCAAATCGCTGTTCAACCTGTTCGCCGCTGGCCTCGCATGCGCCGCATTGCTCGGGCCACGCGCGGCGAACGCCGAAGCGCTGCTGCTGATCGAGGCCGACAGCGGCAAGGTGTTGCAGGCGGAGAACGCGACCATTCCCTGGTACCCCGCCTCCGTCACCAAGATCATGACGACCTATGTGACGCTGCGGGCGGTCAAGGACGGCAGGCTGACGCTGGACTCGCTGCTCACGGTGTCGCCGACGGCAGCCTCGCAATCGCCGTCGAAGATGGGTTTCCCGCCGGGAACGCAAGTCACCGTCGACAACGCGCTGAAGATGATGATGGTCAAGTCGGCGAACGACATGGCCGTGGTGCTCGCCGAGGGCGTCGGCGGCTCGGTCGACGGTTTCTCCGCGATCATGAACGACACCGCGAGGAAGCTCGGCATGACGCAGACAAGCTACGTCAATCCGAACGGCCTGCCCGCCGACGGCCAGGTCACCTCCGCGCGCGATCTCGGAATCCTGGCGCGCGCCTTCCTGCGCGACCTGCCGGAATACGAGTACTTCGTGCACATCCCGGCGATCCGCTTCGGCAAGCGCGTCACCGGCAATTTCAACAAGCTGATCGGCCGCTATCCCGGCGCCGACGGTTTCAAGACCGGATTCATCTGCGCCTCCGGCTACAACCTCGTGGCCTCCGCGACGCGCAACGGCCGCCGGCTGATCGCGGTGGTGCTGGGCGCCAATTCCGGCACCGCGCGCGCGGTGAAGGCGGCGCAGCTGCTCGAGCGCGGTTTTGCTCAAGACAATCTCACCTGGCTGCGTCCTTCGCTCGGCGCCGTCGACAATCTCGTGCCGGTCGACGCCTCGCCGCCGAACCTGCGCGACGAGATGTGCGGGCCTCACCGCAAGCGCCCGGCCAGCGACGACGACGGTGCACTGATTGCGGTCAATGGCGGCGCCACGTCCGGATCGGCCTCGGCCACGGGCGGCGAAGCCCAGATTTCGTTCTTCACCGCCGGGCTCCAGCCGCCGATGATGAAGGCCTCCGAGCTGATGGCCTCGGCGCCGGCCGCCACGGAGCCCGTGCTGGTCTATACCGGCCCGACCCGCACCGGCACGGCCCTGATCGCCGCGGTCGCGGCCGACGCCGACCAGCAGACCGCGTCCAAGCCGCGTGGCAAGAAGTCGCGCGTTGCCAAGAAGCCGGACGCTGCCGACAAGCCGGCAGAGAAGCCCAAGGATACCAAGACGGCAGCGGCGAAGCCCGACGCCAAGCCGGCTGATGCCAAGAGCGACGGTAAGACCGCCGCCAAACCGGCCGCGGCCAAGCCGGCCGGACCCAAGCATGCCGCGGCCAAGCCCGATGCGGCGGCGAAACCTGCCGCGAAGCCCGCGGCAACCGGCGATCAGGCTCCCAAGCCCGCCAAGCCGAAGGCAGCGACGAACCCCGCCGCGACTAAGCCCGCCGCCGCCAAGCCCGCCAACAACGGCTAA
- a CDS encoding glucan ABC transporter ATP-binding protein/ permease codes for MSIFRLYTRVIELLGKEARLGWLLAVANLLLAASQFAEPVLFGRIVDVLSGKIVAGSNSAWPFLTAWVAFGLFTIICSALVALQADRLSHRQRQAVLTDYFEHILQLPLTFHSGTHSGRLMKVMLNGTDALWRLWLGFFREHFAAILSVVVLLPLSLYLNWRLAILLFVLCIVFTALTTFVVRKTFGMQMEVEEHYSELSARASDALGNVALVQSFVRVESEVKGLRSVADELLAAQMPVLSWWALVTVITRASTTITVLAIFTLGIALHDQGLTSVGEIVMFVSFATMLIQKLEQVVSFINNVFMEAPRLREFFNVLDAVPAVHDRPDAIDAGRLSGLVEFNDVTFSYDGKRPAIEDLTFTALPGQTIALVGPTGAGKSTAIALLHRAFDPQSGFIKIDGMDVRGVTLTSLRRNIGVVFQEALLFNRSIADNLRVGKPDATEAEMRKAAERAQALDFIERNGGFETNAGERGRMLSGGERQRLSIARALLKDPPILILDEATSALDAVTETKVNAALDEVMRGRTTFVIAHRLSTIRNATRILVFENGRVIESGTFDELVAKGGHFAELARAQFMVQEHARASVTAAETAATAAKSP; via the coding sequence ATGTCTATCTTCCGTCTCTACACCCGCGTTATCGAGCTGCTCGGCAAGGAGGCGCGGCTGGGCTGGCTGCTCGCGGTCGCCAATCTCCTGTTGGCGGCTTCGCAATTCGCCGAGCCCGTGCTGTTCGGCCGGATCGTCGACGTGCTCTCGGGCAAGATCGTCGCCGGCTCCAACTCGGCCTGGCCGTTCCTGACCGCCTGGGTCGCGTTCGGGCTGTTCACCATCATCTGCAGCGCGCTCGTAGCCCTGCAGGCCGACCGGCTCTCGCACCGCCAGCGCCAGGCGGTGCTCACCGATTATTTCGAGCACATCCTGCAACTGCCGCTGACCTTCCATTCCGGCACCCATTCGGGCCGGCTGATGAAGGTCATGCTCAACGGCACGGATGCTTTGTGGCGGCTCTGGCTCGGCTTCTTCCGCGAGCATTTCGCCGCGATCCTCTCGGTCGTGGTGCTGCTGCCGCTGTCGCTGTACCTGAACTGGCGTCTGGCGATCCTGCTGTTCGTGCTCTGCATCGTCTTCACCGCGCTGACGACCTTCGTGGTGCGCAAGACCTTCGGCATGCAGATGGAGGTCGAGGAGCATTACAGCGAACTGTCCGCGCGCGCCTCCGATGCGCTCGGCAACGTCGCGCTGGTGCAGAGCTTCGTCCGCGTCGAATCCGAGGTGAAGGGCCTGCGCTCCGTCGCGGACGAGCTGCTGGCCGCGCAGATGCCGGTGCTGTCCTGGTGGGCGCTCGTCACCGTCATCACGCGCGCCTCTACCACCATCACGGTGCTCGCGATCTTCACGCTCGGCATCGCGCTGCACGACCAGGGTCTGACGTCGGTCGGCGAGATCGTGATGTTCGTGAGCTTCGCGACCATGCTGATCCAGAAGCTCGAGCAGGTCGTCAGCTTCATCAACAACGTGTTCATGGAAGCTCCGCGCCTGCGCGAATTCTTCAATGTGCTCGACGCCGTACCCGCGGTGCACGACCGGCCAGATGCGATCGATGCCGGCAGACTGTCGGGCCTCGTCGAGTTCAACGACGTCACTTTCTCCTATGACGGGAAACGCCCGGCGATCGAGGACCTCACCTTCACGGCGCTGCCCGGGCAGACCATCGCGCTGGTCGGTCCCACCGGCGCCGGCAAGTCGACGGCGATTGCGCTGCTGCACCGCGCCTTCGATCCGCAGTCCGGCTTCATCAAGATCGACGGCATGGACGTGCGCGGCGTGACGCTGACCTCGCTGCGACGGAACATCGGCGTCGTGTTCCAGGAGGCGCTGCTGTTCAACCGCTCGATCGCGGACAATTTGCGCGTCGGCAAGCCGGATGCGACCGAGGCCGAGATGCGCAAGGCGGCCGAGCGCGCGCAGGCGCTCGACTTCATCGAGCGCAACGGCGGCTTCGAGACCAATGCCGGCGAACGCGGCCGCATGCTGTCCGGCGGCGAGCGGCAGCGGCTGTCGATCGCCCGCGCGCTGCTGAAGGATCCCCCGATCCTGATCCTGGACGAGGCAACCAGTGCGCTCGACGCCGTCACCGAGACCAAGGTGAATGCCGCTCTCGACGAAGTGATGAGGGGCCGCACCACTTTCGTGATCGCCCACCGCCTCTCCACCATCCGCAACGCGACGCGGATCTTGGTGTTCGAGAACGGCCGGGTGATCGAAAGCGGAACTTTCGATGAACTCGTGGCCAAAGGCGGCCATTTCGCCGAGCTCGCCAGGGCCCAGTTCATGGTTCAGGAACACGCACGGGCCAGCGTGACGGCGGCCGAGACTGCGGCGACGGCAGCCAAGTCCCCGTAA
- a CDS encoding ABC transporter substrate-binding protein, which translates to MSEFRTIALRCLLAFSISLAALIARDVGAAETAAPSVAIHFTFDRPLDASMAPFFLAAKDGSFGAEHLSVSFNTVAGSPEALARVAKGDSELALVDINELIRFRDKDHAPPVKAVFVLFNRAPYAIVARKSRGIQLLPDLDGKTVGVADSDLSMRLWPALAQQNGINASRVKFHKISAAVREPILSAGQVDAVAGFSYLSAVNLRDRGVPGADLVVLRYADYGCEAYGFAVVVNPAFAAARPDAVKGFVRALIAGINATVREPARAAEEAASRIDDGDRNLELERLRTVLADNIVTDEVRNSGLGGVDPARFERSIGQIAQEFKFRKRPAAGEIFDDQFLPPVVGRLIN; encoded by the coding sequence ATGTCGGAATTCAGGACGATCGCGCTTCGTTGCCTGCTGGCCTTCTCGATCTCGCTTGCGGCGCTGATTGCACGCGATGTCGGCGCGGCCGAGACCGCCGCGCCCTCCGTCGCGATTCACTTCACCTTCGACCGTCCGCTGGACGCGAGCATGGCGCCGTTCTTCCTGGCCGCAAAGGATGGCAGCTTCGGCGCCGAGCATCTCAGCGTGTCCTTCAACACCGTCGCCGGATCGCCGGAAGCGCTCGCGCGCGTCGCCAAGGGCGACAGCGAGCTTGCCCTCGTCGACATCAACGAGTTGATCCGCTTTCGCGACAAGGACCATGCGCCGCCGGTCAAGGCCGTGTTCGTGCTGTTCAACCGCGCACCCTACGCGATCGTCGCGCGCAAGAGTCGCGGCATCCAGTTGCTGCCCGACCTCGACGGCAAGACCGTCGGCGTTGCCGACAGCGATCTGTCGATGCGGTTATGGCCGGCGCTGGCGCAGCAGAACGGAATCAATGCATCGCGCGTCAAATTCCACAAGATCAGCGCGGCGGTGCGCGAGCCGATTCTCTCCGCGGGTCAGGTCGATGCGGTCGCGGGCTTCAGCTATCTCTCGGCGGTGAACCTGCGCGACCGCGGCGTGCCTGGAGCCGATCTCGTCGTGCTCCGCTATGCGGACTATGGCTGCGAAGCCTATGGCTTTGCCGTCGTGGTCAATCCCGCCTTCGCCGCAGCAAGGCCGGATGCCGTGAAGGGTTTCGTCCGCGCCTTGATCGCGGGCATCAACGCCACCGTCAGGGAGCCCGCCCGCGCGGCGGAGGAGGCCGCGAGCCGCATCGATGACGGCGACCGCAACCTGGAGCTGGAACGCCTGCGCACCGTCCTCGCCGACAACATCGTGACCGACGAGGTCAGGAACAGCGGTCTCGGCGGCGTCGACCCGGCGCGATTCGAGCGATCGATCGGGCAGATCGCGCAAGAGTTCAAATTCCGGAAACGTCCGGCAGCGGGCGAGATCTTCGACGACCAATTCCTGCCGCCGGTGGTGGGGCGGCTGATCAACTGA
- the hisE gene encoding phosphoribosyl-ATP diphosphatase, with protein MSDSLERLYLAVLAARDLDPATSRTARLFQRGPSKMAKKLAEEAIEVVIDAVNGDSEAVIRESADLLYNLTVLWASAGVRPEDVWQEMTRREDMLGIAEKLPKSPMKLPKVASPRVAARRPIVALEGRGARKRH; from the coding sequence ATGAGTGATTCGCTTGAGCGGCTATATCTGGCTGTGCTCGCGGCCAGAGACCTTGATCCGGCAACATCGCGTACGGCCCGGCTGTTTCAGCGCGGTCCTTCCAAAATGGCGAAGAAGCTGGCCGAAGAGGCCATCGAAGTCGTGATCGATGCGGTCAATGGCGACAGCGAGGCCGTGATCCGGGAAAGCGCCGATCTGCTCTACAATCTCACGGTGCTGTGGGCCTCGGCCGGGGTACGCCCCGAGGACGTCTGGCAGGAGATGACCCGGCGTGAAGACATGCTCGGCATTGCCGAGAAGCTGCCGAAATCACCGATGAAGCTGCCCAAGGTCGCGTCACCGCGCGTTGCCGCCAGGCGGCCAATTGTCGCGCTCGAAGGACGCGGGGCACGCAAGCGCCATTAA
- a CDS encoding YqaA family protein produces MVLHRGAMLKRIYDWCIDAAHKPYALWIMGIVSFAESSFFPVPPDVMLIPMSLARPERAWFYAAVCTVTSVLGGVVGYAIGALLFDSVGQWLIQVYGLADKVDAFRASYAEWGAVIILLKGLTPIPYKLVTITSGFAGYNILLFILCSIVARGGRFFVVAILLNRYGDWIRVRIERHLGLWVALGAIVLVLGFVIAIKLI; encoded by the coding sequence ATGGTGCTTCATCGCGGCGCCATGCTGAAACGTATCTACGACTGGTGCATCGACGCCGCCCACAAGCCCTATGCGCTCTGGATCATGGGCATTGTGTCTTTTGCCGAAAGCTCCTTCTTTCCGGTCCCACCGGACGTGATGCTGATTCCGATGTCGCTGGCGCGCCCGGAACGCGCCTGGTTCTATGCCGCGGTCTGCACCGTCACCTCGGTGCTCGGCGGCGTGGTCGGCTACGCCATCGGCGCGCTGCTGTTCGACTCGGTCGGCCAATGGCTGATCCAGGTCTACGGCCTCGCCGACAAGGTCGACGCCTTCCGCGCCTCCTATGCGGAGTGGGGTGCGGTCATCATCCTGCTCAAGGGATTGACGCCGATCCCCTACAAGCTCGTCACCATCACCTCGGGCTTTGCCGGCTACAACATCCTCCTGTTCATCCTGTGCTCGATCGTCGCGCGCGGCGGACGCTTCTTCGTCGTTGCGATCCTGCTCAACCGCTATGGCGATTGGATCCGGGTCAGGATCGAACGGCATCTCGGGTTGTGGGTCGCGCTCGGCGCCATCGTGCTGGTGCTCGGCTTCGTGATTGCGATCAAGTTGATCTAG